Proteins from a single region of Macaca fascicularis isolate 582-1 chromosome 5, T2T-MFA8v1.1:
- the ANKRD50 gene encoding ankyrin repeat domain-containing protein 50 isoform X2 → MKPPQQSLYLLVDSVDEGCNITEGEQTSTSLSGTVAELLAGHHEFFPPWLLLLCSARKQSKAVTKMFTGFRKISLDDLRKAYIVKDVQQYILHRLDQEEALRQHLTKETAEMLNQLHIKSSGCFLYLERVLDGVVENFIMLREIRDIPGTLNGLYLWLCQRLFVRKQFAKVQPILNVILAACRPLTITELYHAVWTKNMSLTLEDFQRKLDVLSKLLVDGLGNTKILFHYSFAEWLLDVKHCTQKYLCNAAEGHRMLAMSYTCQAKNLTPLEAQEFALHLINSNLQLETAELALWMIWNGTPVRDSLSTLIPKEQEVLQLLVKAGAHVNSEDDRTSCIVRQALEREDSIRTLLDNGASVNQCDSNGRTLLANAAYSGSLDVVNLLVSRGANLEIEDAHGHTPLTLAARQGHTKVVNCLIGCGANINHTDQDGWTALRSAAWGGHTEVVSALLYAGVKVDCADADSRTALRAAAWGGHEDIVLNLLQHGAEVNKADNEGRTALIAAAYMGHREIVEHLLDHGAEVNHEDVDGRTALSVAALCVPASKGHASVVSLLIDRGAEVDHCDKDGMTPLLVAAYEGHVDVVDLLLEGGADVDHTDNNGRTPLLAAASMGHASVVNTLLFWGAAVDSIDSEGRTVLSIASAQGNVEVVRTLLDRGLDENHRDDAGWTPLHMAAFEGHRLICEALIEQGARTNEIDNDGRIPFILASQEGHYDCVQVLLENKSNIDQRGYDGRNALRVAALEGHRDIVELLFSHGADVNCKDADGRPTLYILALENQLTMAEYFLENGANVEASDAEGRTALHVSCWQGHMEMVQVLIAYHADVNAADNEKRSALQSAAWQGHVKVVQLLIEHGAIVDHTCNQGATALCIAAQEGHIDVVQVLLEHGADPNHADQFGRTAMRVAAKNGHSQIIKLLEKYGASSLNGCSPSPVHTMEQKPLQSVSSKMQSLTIKSNSSGSTGGGDMQPSLRGLPNGPAHAFSSPSESPDSTVDRQKSSLSNNSLKSSKNSSLRTTSSTATAQTVPIDSFHNLSFTEQIQQHSLPRSRSRQSIVSPSSTTQSLGQSHNSPSSEFEWSQVKPSLKSTKANKGGKSENSAKSGSAGKKAKQSNSSQPKVLEYEMTQFDKRGPIAKSGTAAPPKQMPAESQCKITIPSAQQEIGRSQQQFLIHQQSGEQKKRNGIMTNPNYHLQSNQVFLGRVSVPRTMQDRGHQEVLEGYPSSETELSLKQALKLQIEGSDPSFNYKKETPL, encoded by the coding sequence GTTTTCGAAAAATAAGTTTAGATGACCTTCGGAAGGCATATATTGTCAAGGATGTTCAGCAGTACATTCTTCATCGTTTAGATCAAGAAGAAGCTTTGCGACAACACCTCACAAAAGAAACTGCAGAGATGTTAAATCAACTGCACATTAAAAGCAGCGGATGCTTTCTTTACCTAGAACGAGTTTTAGATGGAGTTGTAGaaaattttattatgttaagaGAAATTCGTGACATCCCAGGAACTCTAAATGGCTTATATCTCTGGCTATGCCAAAGACTTTTTGTAAGAAAACAATTTGCAAAGGTTCAGCCTATTTTGAATGTGATTCTTGCAGCCTGCCGACCTTTGACCATAACGGAATTATATCATGCAGTATGGACCAAAAACATGTCGTTAACTTTGGAAGATTTTCAACGCAAGTTAGATGTCCTCTCCAAACTTCTTGTTGATGGACtaggaaatacaaaaatactgTTTCACTATAGTTTTGCAGAGTGGCTTCTGGATGTGAAACACTGTACTCAGAAGTATTTATGTAATGCAGCAGAAGGACACAGAATGTTGGCCATGAGTTATACCTGTCAAGCCAAGAATTTAACACCACTGGAAGCACAAGAATTTGCCTTGCACTTAATTAACTCAAACTTACAATTAGAGACAGCAGAGTTAGCTCTGTGGATGATATGGAACGGTACACCTGTTAGAGATTCCCTTTCTACTTTAATACCCAAGGAACAAGAAGTACTGCAGCTGTTGGTTAAAGCTGGGGCTCATGTCAACAGTGAAGATGATCGCACATCATGCATAGTTCGACAAGCCTTAGAAAGAGAGGATTCCATTCGGACATTATTAGATAATGGAGCTTCAGTAAATCAGTGTGATTCAAATGGGAGAACATTATTGGCTAATGCCGCATATAGTGGCAGTCTTGATGTAGTCAATTTACTTGTGTCTAGGGGAGCAAATTTAGAGATAGAAGATGCTCATGGACATACACCACTCACCCTAGCGGCTAGACAAGGACATACTAAGGTGGTTAATTGTTTGATTGGGTGTGGAGCAAATATTAATCATACTGATCAAGATGGTTGGACAGCATTAAGATCTGCTGCTTGGGGTGGCCATACTGAGGTAGTTTCTGCACTACTTTATGCTGGCGTAAAAGTGGATTGTGCAGATGCTGATAGCCGAACAGCTTTGAGAGCAGCAGCATGGGGAGGACATGAGGATATTGTACTGAATTTGCTACAACATGGTGCTGAAGTGAACAAAGCTGATAATGAAGGTAGAACTGCTTTGATAGCAGCAGCATACATGGGACACAGGGAGATTGTGGAACACCTCCTGGACCATGGAGCAGAAGTAAATCATGAGGACGTTGATGGCAGGACTGCACTCTCTGTAGCTGCACTTTGTGTGCCTGCAAGTAAAGGACACGCATCAGTTGTTAGCCTTTTAATCGATCGAGGTGCTGAAGTAGATCATTGTGATAAAGATGGCATGACTCCACTGCTGGTAGCTGCCTATGAAGGACATGTTGATGTGGTTGACTTACTTCTAGAAGGGGGAGCAGATGTAGATCACACAGATAACAATGGTCGTACACCCCTCTTAGCAGCAGCTTCTATGGGTCATGCATCAGTTGTAAATACACTTTTGTTTTGGGGTGCAGCTGTGGATAGTATTGATAGTGAAGGTAGGACAGTCCTCAGTATAGCTTCAGCACAAGGAAATGTTGAGGTGGTACGTACTCTACTGGATAGAGGGTTAGATGAAAATCACAGAGATGATGCTGGATGGACACCTTTGCACATGGCAGCTTTCGAAGGGCACAGATTAATATGTGAAGCACTTATTGAACAAGGTGCTAGAACAAACGAGATTGACAATGATGGACGAATCCCTTTCATATTAGCTTCACAAGAGGGTCATTATGATTGTGTTCAAGTATTATTGGAAAACAAATCTAACATTGATCAAAGAGGTTATGATGGAAGAAACGCACTGCGAGTTGCTGCATTAGAAGGGCACAGGGACATTGTTGAATTGCTTTTTAGCCATGGAGCTGATGTTAACTGCAAAGATGCCGATGGTAGGCCCACACTTTATATCTTGGCTTTAGAAAATCAACTTACAATGGCcgaatattttttagaaaatggtGCAAACGTAGAAGCAAGTGATGCTGAAGGAAGGACAGCACTTCATGTCTCTTGCTGGCAAGGCCATATGGAAATGGTGCAGGTTCTGATAGCATACCATGCTGATGTCAATGCTGCAGACAATGAAAAGCGCTCTGCTTTGCAGTCTGCAGCCTGGCAGGGCCATGTAAAAGTGGTGCAGCTTCTAATTGAGCATGGTGCTATAGTTGACCATACATGCAACCAAGGTGCAACTGCACTCTGTATTGCAGCCCAGGAAGGGCACATTGATGTTGTGCAGGTCTTATTAGAGCATGGTGCTGATCCAAACCATGCTGATCAATTTGGACGCACTGCTATGCGTGTTGCAGCCAAAAATGGACATtctcaaataattaaattattagaaaaatacgGTGCATCTAGTTTGAATGGCTGTTCCCCATCACCTGTTCACACAATGGAGCAAAAACCTCTGCAGTCAGTGTCTTCAAAAATGCAGTCATTAACAATTAAATCAAATAGCTCTGGTAGTACTGGTGGAGGGGATATGCAGCCTTCGTTACGTGGTTTACCTAATGGGCCAGCTCATGCATTTAGTTCTCCTTCAGAATCTCCAGATTCTACAGTTGACCGGCAGAAGTCATCACTGTCAAATAATTCCCTAAAAAGCTCAAAAAATTCATCTTTAAGAACTACTTCATCTACAGCAACAGCTCAAACAGTGCCAATTGATAGCTTTCACAACTTGTCATTTACAGAACAAATTCAGCAGCATTCATTGCCACGCAGTAGAAGTCGACAGTCAATTGTTTCCCCATCTTCCACAACACAGTCCTTAGGACAGAGTCATAATTCACCAAGTAGTGAATTTGAGTGGAGTCAAGTAAAGCCCAGTTTGAAGTCAACTAAAGCAAATAAAGGGGGGAAATCAGAAAATTCTGCCAAGTCTGGATCAGCTGGGAAAAAAGCGAAACAAAGTAATTCTTCACAGCCAAAGGTTTTAGAATATGAAATGACTCAGTTTGATAAAAGAGGACCTATAGCCAAATCCGGGACTGCTGCACCACCTAAACAAATGCCAGCAGAATCTCAGTGCAAAATTACGATACCGTCAGCTCAGCAGGAAATTGGTCGATCTCAACAGCAGTTTCTTATTCACCAACAAAGTGGGGAACAGAAGAAGAGAAATGGAATAATGACAAATCCAAATTACCATCTTCAGAGCAACCAGGTTTTTCTTGGTAGGGTTTCAGTCCCACGAACAATGCAAGATAGAGGGCATCAGGAAGTGTTGGAGGGATACCCTTCCTCAGAGACAGAATTAAGCCTTAAACAAGCTCTGAAGCTTCAGATTGAAGGTTCTGACCCTAGCTTCAACTATAAAAAGGAAACACCATTATAG